A window of Triplophysa dalaica isolate WHDGS20190420 chromosome 7, ASM1584641v1, whole genome shotgun sequence contains these coding sequences:
- the LOC130426426 gene encoding nuclear body protein SP140-like protein yields MGVNCQMDPLDFLTNEDLLLFLRRKKTEISCMDQPHTFLTQLRDHDLLPEEKYQKIKTMRSREQKQRGVYDVLDWLEKNRSKCMHRFWGSLFEDHILQLYPTLRLLRNNLMDGSFKFYEKALDAEALPEMDNNEGKQEKVKEKNRVRKRKTDDGSGEDSDGPGPSTASKPALKKKANKKLSFSSPVKKGDTEEIWKWIIFKTQLPVTCGQQEGTLHRDKLARGEECIFAKGRWFTPSAFEQFGGKESFKNWKCSIRCRKTPLKKLFEDGHLQCPQMKRSKRACVLNNAEGSFSASSTESSSGDSESSAGTEEERDAADFEEPGGAAGGMEFRGRVEEEEEEDMDNLSVFQAPSLPVTCVSLTGTLHKYRFASGLRGKCIRTDESWLTPEEFVKQEETLTDANWRRDIRCHGKTLSFLLKKKILCIHSLLCDCKKCSDQECDLLEQRNDDVCYECYSDGSLVCCDECPRVFHRACHLPAVTGDSPDQWMCTFCVLRTSQQWCDPHHMTQQEALNLPVSSQNKLYCHYLLLYTYREDVQRVFVKDPCRTVRRYSEFIAQPMWLDRIKLKLEGNEYKTVGEFVSDFQLIFSNCNKFNKDNEFGKMGARLKDLFDREFQKIFTIQ; encoded by the exons ATGGGAGTCAACTGTCAAATGGACCCGTTAGACTTTCTAACGAATGAAGATTTGTTGCTTTTTCTTCGCCGCAAGAAGACTGAGATTTCTTGCATGGATCAGCCGCACACTTTCCTCACACAGCTGCGCGATCACGATCTCCTACCCGAGGAGAAGTATCAA AAGATAAAAACAATGCGCTCTCGTGAGCAAAAACAGAGAGGTGTCTATGATGTTTTGGACTGGCTAGAGAAAAATAGATCTAAGTGTATGCATCGCTTCTGGGGCAGTTTGTTCGAAGATCACATCCTACAGCTGTACCCCACCCTACGCCTGCTCAGAAACAACCTGATGGACG GTAGCTTCAAATTCTATGAGAAAGCTCTTGATGCCGAAGCATTACCTGAGATGGATAACAACGAAGGCAAGCAAGAGAAAGTTAAAGAAAAGAATAGAgtaagaaagagaaagacagatgatgGAAGTGGCGAGGACAGTGATGGTCCAGGTCCTTCAACTGCCTCCAAGCCTGCTCtgaaaaaaaaagcaaacaagaaaCTCTCCTTCT CATCACCTGTGAAGAAAGGAGACACAGAAGAGATTTGGAAGtggattatttttaaaactcaGCTGCCTGTAACCTGTGGCCAACAAGAGGGTACTCTTCATCGGGACAAACTCGCCAGAG GGGAGGAGTGTATTTTTGCAAAAGGACGCTGGTTTACACCATCTGCTTTTGAGCAGTTTGGGGGAAAAGAAAGTTTCAAAAACTGGAAATGCAGCATACGGTGCAGAAAAACACCACTCAAAAAACTCTTTGAG GATGGCCATCTTCAGTGTCCACAAATGAAGAGGAGTAAACGCGCATGTGTCTTAAAT AATGCAGAAGGATCGTTTTCTGCCAGTTCAACAGAAAGCTCCAGCGGTG ATTCAGAAAGCAGTGCCGGGACGGAGGAAGAAAGAGACGCTGCAGATTTTGAAGAACCAGGAGGGGCAGCTGGAGGAATGGAATTCAGAGGGCGagtagaggaggaggaggaggaagacaTGGACAATCTTTCTGTTTTCCAGGCTCCCTCTTTGCCGGTCACCTGTGTTTCGTTGACTGGGACTTTACACAAATATCGGTTTGCATCAG GTTTGCGCGGGAAATGTATACGCACAGATGAAAGCTGGCTCACTCCAGAAGAGTTTGTCAAGCAGGAGGAAACTCTCACTGATGCAAACTGGAGAAGAGATATACGGTGCCATGGCAAAACTCTCAGCTTCTTACTGAAG aaaaagaTCCTCTGCATCCATTCACTCCTGTGTGACTGTAAGAAATGCAGCGATCAAGAATGTGACTTG TTGGAACAGAGAAATGATGACGTGTGTTACGAGTGTTACTCTGATGGAAGTCTTGTGTGCTGTGATGAGTGTCCACGAGTATTTCATCGGGCTTGTCACCTGCCAGCTGTAACCGGAGATTCACCCga TCAATGGATGTGCACCTTCTGTGTGCTGAGAACCAGTCAACAGTGGTGTGACCCCCATCACATGACTCAACAAGAAGCTCTGAATCTCCCAGTGTCCTCTCAAAACAAACTG TACTGCCATTACCTGCTGTTATATACGTACAGAGAGGACGTCCAACGTGTGTTTGTGAAAGACCCCTGCAGAACA GTACGCAGATACTCTGAGTTCATAGCGCAGCCGATGTGGCTGGACAGAATAAAGCTGAAACTGGAAGGAAATGAGTATAAAACTGTTGGAGAGTTTGTGTCGGATTTTCAGCTCATCTTCAGCAACTGCAACAAATTCAACAAG gacAATGAGTTTGGCAAAATGGGGGCCAGACTGAAGGATTTGTTTGACAGGGAGTTTCAGAAAATCTTCACCATCCAATAA
- the dnal4a gene encoding dynein, axonemal, light chain 4a, which translates to MAETVDGKKEEADYKRLHSFPLIRHTDMPEEMRVETMELCVTACEKFATNNENAARMIKESMDKKFGNSWHVVIGEGFGFEVTHEIKNLLYMFFGGSLAVCVWKCS; encoded by the exons ATGGCGGAAACTGTAGATGGTAAAAAAGAAGAGGCAGACTACAAAAGACTACACAGCTTTCCTCTCATCAGG cacacagacatGCCTGAAGAGATGCGAGTGGAGACCATGGAGCTGTGTGTCACAGCCTGTGAGAAATTTGCCACCAACAATGAG AATGCTGCCAGGATGATTAAGGAGTCCATGGATAAGAAGTTTGGCAATTCGTGGCATGTGGTCATTGGTGAAGGTTTTGGGTTCGAGGTGACTCATGAAATCAAGAACCTGCTGTACATGTTCTTTGGGGGAAgtcttgctgtgtgtgtgtggaagtgTTCCTGA